In Hyphomicrobiales bacterium, the sequence GAAAACCTTTGTCGGCAAGCTCGTTGTCCATTTCTACGAAGAATGGATCGTCAGCGCCAATAGGCTTGCCAGTATTCGGATCGATGATCCCTTTTGGCTGTTCTGCAATTAATGTGGACGTTGTATTTGCCATAATTTTATTCACTCACAAGTGGTTTAGTCCCACTCAAGCGCGCCCTTCTTCCACTCATAGATGAAGCCAATCGTCAAAACGCCTAAGAAGATCATCATTGATGAAAAGCCGAACCAACCAAGATCCTTAAAGGCAACTGCCCAAGGAAAGAGGAAAGCAACTTCGAGGTCAAAAATGATGAAGAGAATAGCGACCAGATAAAACCGCACATCGAACTTCATGCGGGCATCGTCGAATGCATTGAAGCCACACTCATAGGCAGACAGTTTTTCGGTGTCAGGCGCTTTGTAAGCCACCACGAAGGGCGCAACTAGAAGTCCCAATCCAATGACAAGACAAAGACCGATAAAAACAATAATCGGCAGATACTCGGACAGAAGAACTTCCATTATCCGCTTCCCTTCTCCAAAACCTCTCCAACAAGGCAACAATCGCTTTGATAAGCGTATCTATGGCCTACGTCGTACCCACTGAGTCGTCAAGGTGACAACATGGCGAAAGTACGACCTGTTCAGCTCATAAACTGATTAAATAGTGGCTTAATAGGTTGATCCCTCTTGCGCAAGTATCCGAACGTTCAAAAACTAAACAACTAGGGGGAAAAATGCATGAAGCTGAAAAAAGCATAAACAAAACGCTCGTTCAGCGAAAATGCCCGCAAAATGTATGAACAATCAAACCAACGCAATACAACGGTGGTGATCGACAAAACAATGAACTGTAAAAGGAAGTGTTTTGAAAAGCGCGGCATCTAGGCGCCACTTTCACTTTATCAAAAAAGGAAAGTGGCGCGAGTGACGGGACTCGAACCCGCGACCTCCGGCGTGACAGGCCGGCACTCTAACCAACTGAGCTACACCCGCGCATTTCCGCTTCGTTCTAGAAGCGTGCGAACGAGATACGGAATGGAGCACGGCAAGTCAAGCACGAAATACCCCTCTGGAGACATTTTATTGCAACAGAATTTTTCGGGCAAATTAAGAAGCTATTGAAAGGTGGAGAATGCTTGGCATAAAGAGCCAAATATAGGCTTCTTTAGCTGATGTTTTTTTTACACAGCTAGAGCGCACGCAATCAATTCATCGCCCGTGAAGGCGAAAATTAGATATATCGAAGAGAAGAAAAAATGGTGGGTGGTAAGAGGCTCGAACTCCTGACCCTCTCGGTGTAAACGAGATGCTCTACCAACTGAGCTAACCACCCGACCGTGAAGGGGAAATAGCCTGAATTCGCAATCAATTGCAAGCCCTTTATCCATTCAATTTGATCAAATCGCACAAAAAATTATTTTCACTCATTTGAATGCGGATCAAAAAGCAAAAGGCCCGCCAGAGCGGGCCTTTCAATATTCGTTTCAAAGACTAGGGAATTAGCCGTTGATTGCGTCTTTCAAGCCTTTACCAGCTTTGAATTTAGGAGATTTAGACGCTTTAATTTGGATTGTTTCACCAGTGCGTGGGTTGCGGCCTGTTGTGGCAGCACGGTCTGTTACACTGAAGTTACCAAAACCGAGGATCTTAACCTCATCACCACCTTTAAG encodes:
- a CDS encoding NADH-quinone oxidoreductase subunit A, giving the protein MEVLLSEYLPIIVFIGLCLVIGLGLLVAPFVVAYKAPDTEKLSAYECGFNAFDDARMKFDVRFYLVAILFIIFDLEVAFLFPWAVAFKDLGWFGFSSMMIFLGVLTIGFIYEWKKGALEWD
- a CDS encoding HU family DNA-binding protein, which gives rise to MAKTKDIFTMNKNELIAAVAEKTDLSKAAAGEAVDATFDAITSSLKGGDEVKILGFGNFSVTDRAATTGRNPRTGETIQIKASKSPKFKAGKGLKDAING